The following are encoded together in the Paludisphaera mucosa genome:
- a CDS encoding cellulase family glycosylhydrolase produces MVRSRLIGGRWAGAWFILAAWVACDVTLPAAEPHGPPLPLRVEKTHIVDSRNERVRLRGVNVASLEWTSDGEGHVLDTVDAAIRDWRVDHVRLPLAQDRWFGKAPEQKDEGRAYRDFVKKVVDACSGQGRYVILDLHWSDAGEWGRRIGQHVMPDRNSVAFWKEVAAAYKDHPAVIFDLYNEPHTVSWQVWRRGGQVTEKDGKTGQATTYEAVGMQELLDTVRATGAKNVVIAGGLDWSYDLGGILKEGPLADPDGNGVVYANHAYPFKGDTVERWVAKMEAATKTLPVIVSEFGSDPKGGAGLSGEQWVRKVLHALEGHEWNWTAWDLHPAAGPCLISDWKYTPTPWFGRWVKQTLAGTPPADPPAPAAPAPAAGAVGMFEGHGDVGEVLHPGAVDFDGAKSTYTVAGSGANMWLATDAFHFVWKPASGDLAMSADVAFLGAGTDPHRKACLMIRQSLDADSAYADVVVHGDGLTSLQFREAKGAATHEVQANVSGPRRLKLVKRGKYVTMFVGAEGEDPKFSGAAERITFAEPFYVGLGVCSHNKDVTEKAVFTNVELTAPLPAASAKPVLYSTLETQSMASTDRRVVHVAAMRFEAPNWLHDGKTLIVNSGGRILAIPATGGEPRPIDTGFATRCNNDHGVSPDGATLVISDHSQGDHKSRIYTLPVAGGTPQLVTPEGPSYWHGWSPDGRTLAYCAQRGGEFDIYTIPAAGGPETRLTTAKGLDDGPEYAPDGRRIYFNSERSGRMQIWRMNVDGSGQEPVTDDDFNNWFPHPSPDGRSLVFLSFEKDVVGHPEDKDVTLRKLTLEGDKIDVLGRFFGGQGTLNVPCWSPDGRKIAFVTYQLVP; encoded by the coding sequence ATGGTTCGAAGTCGGTTGATCGGAGGCCGGTGGGCCGGGGCCTGGTTCATCCTCGCGGCGTGGGTCGCCTGCGACGTGACGCTCCCGGCCGCGGAGCCGCACGGCCCCCCGCTCCCCCTGAGGGTCGAAAAGACGCACATCGTCGACAGCCGCAACGAGCGGGTGCGGCTGCGCGGGGTCAACGTCGCCAGCCTGGAATGGACGAGCGACGGCGAGGGCCACGTCCTGGACACGGTGGACGCCGCGATCCGCGACTGGCGCGTCGACCACGTCCGCCTGCCGCTGGCCCAGGACCGCTGGTTCGGCAAGGCCCCCGAGCAGAAGGACGAGGGCCGGGCCTATCGCGATTTCGTGAAGAAGGTCGTCGACGCGTGCTCCGGGCAGGGGCGGTACGTCATCCTCGACCTGCACTGGTCGGACGCGGGCGAGTGGGGCCGGCGGATCGGCCAGCACGTCATGCCCGACCGCAACAGCGTGGCGTTCTGGAAGGAGGTCGCCGCCGCCTACAAGGACCATCCGGCCGTGATCTTCGACCTGTACAACGAGCCCCACACCGTGAGCTGGCAGGTCTGGCGGCGCGGCGGCCAGGTGACGGAGAAGGACGGGAAGACGGGCCAGGCGACGACCTATGAGGCCGTCGGCATGCAGGAACTCCTGGATACGGTACGCGCGACGGGCGCGAAGAACGTCGTCATTGCCGGCGGCCTGGACTGGTCCTATGACCTGGGCGGCATCCTGAAGGAAGGGCCGCTCGCCGACCCCGACGGGAACGGCGTGGTCTACGCCAACCACGCGTATCCCTTCAAGGGCGACACCGTCGAACGCTGGGTGGCGAAGATGGAGGCGGCGACGAAGACGCTCCCCGTGATCGTCAGCGAGTTCGGCAGCGACCCGAAGGGCGGGGCGGGCCTGAGCGGCGAGCAATGGGTGCGGAAGGTCCTCCATGCGCTCGAAGGCCACGAGTGGAACTGGACCGCCTGGGACCTGCACCCCGCCGCCGGCCCCTGCCTCATCTCGGACTGGAAGTACACCCCGACGCCCTGGTTCGGCAGATGGGTCAAACAGACCCTCGCCGGCACGCCCCCGGCCGATCCGCCCGCGCCGGCCGCGCCCGCGCCCGCCGCCGGGGCGGTCGGGATGTTCGAGGGCCACGGGGACGTGGGCGAGGTGCTCCATCCCGGGGCCGTCGACTTCGACGGGGCCAAATCGACCTACACCGTGGCCGGCAGCGGCGCGAACATGTGGCTCGCCACCGACGCCTTCCACTTCGTCTGGAAGCCCGCGTCGGGGGACCTGGCGATGTCGGCCGACGTCGCGTTCCTGGGCGCGGGGACCGACCCCCACCGCAAAGCCTGCCTCATGATCCGCCAGAGCCTGGACGCCGACTCGGCCTACGCCGACGTCGTGGTGCACGGCGACGGCCTGACGTCGCTGCAATTCCGGGAGGCGAAGGGGGCCGCCACCCACGAGGTCCAGGCCAACGTCTCGGGCCCGCGTCGCCTAAAACTCGTGAAGCGGGGCAAGTACGTGACGATGTTCGTGGGGGCCGAGGGCGAGGACCCGAAGTTCTCCGGCGCGGCGGAGCGGATCACGTTCGCGGAGCCATTCTACGTCGGCCTGGGCGTCTGCTCGCACAACAAGGACGTGACCGAGAAAGCGGTCTTCACGAACGTGGAGTTGACCGCGCCGCTGCCGGCGGCCTCGGCGAAGCCCGTCCTCTACAGCACGCTGGAGACGCAGTCGATGGCCTCGACGGACCGTCGCGTCGTGCACGTGGCGGCGATGCGGTTCGAGGCCCCCAACTGGCTGCACGACGGCAAGACCCTGATCGTCAACAGCGGCGGCCGGATCCTCGCCATCCCCGCGACCGGCGGCGAGCCGCGGCCGATCGACACGGGCTTCGCCACGCGCTGCAACAACGACCACGGCGTCTCGCCCGACGGGGCGACGCTGGTCATCAGCGACCATTCGCAGGGGGACCACAAGTCGCGGATCTACACGCTGCCGGTCGCCGGCGGGACGCCCCAACTCGTCACGCCCGAAGGCCCGTCCTACTGGCACGGCTGGTCGCCCGACGGCCGGACGCTCGCCTACTGCGCCCAGCGCGGCGGCGAGTTCGACATCTACACCATCCCCGCGGCCGGCGGCCCGGAGACGCGGCTCACGACCGCGAAGGGCCTGGACGACGGCCCCGAGTACGCGCCCGACGGCCGCCGCATCTATTTCAACTCCGAGCGTTCCGGGCGGATGCAGATCTGGCGGATGAACGTCGACGGATCCGGGCAGGAGCCCGTCACCGACGACGACTTCAACAACTGGTTCCCCCACCCCTCGCCCGACGGCCGCAGCCTCGTCTTCCTCTCGTTCGAGAAGGACGTGGTCGGCCATCCCGAGGACAAGGACGTCACCCTGCGCAAGCTGACGCTCGAAGGCGACAAGATCGACGTGCTGGGCCGCTTCTTCGGCGGCCAGGGGACCCTCAACGTCCCCTGCTGGTCCCCCGATGGCCGCAAGATCGCCTTCGTGACCTACCAGCTCGTCCCCTGA
- a CDS encoding diguanylate cyclase produces MATHSTAAGGKSRPARAGVTDFFQRTLDSLLSHMAVLRPDGTIVAVNAAWNAFAAGNGLAESHCGPGANYLDVCDAAEGDCAEQATLTARGIRDVGRGRTPSFQMEYPCHSPTERHWFVVRATRFAVGAEVFVVVTHDDVTQRKVAEQALQEANRLLEVLATTDGLTGVANRRRFDRTLALEWERHARSATPLSLLLVDVDHFKKYNDSRGHQEGDHCLREIAGALGESAVRPGDLVARYGGEEFAIVLPETGRPGAMTIAEAVRGRLHLRGLPHGAPGAGPLVTLSIGCATMTPGRVDPADALVERADRALYEAKAAGRDQARHSD; encoded by the coding sequence ATGGCGACACACTCGACCGCGGCGGGCGGGAAGAGCCGACCGGCCCGGGCCGGCGTCACGGACTTCTTCCAACGCACCCTCGACTCGCTCCTCTCGCACATGGCGGTCCTGCGGCCCGACGGCACCATCGTCGCCGTGAACGCCGCGTGGAACGCGTTCGCCGCCGGCAACGGCCTTGCGGAGAGCCACTGCGGGCCCGGGGCGAACTACCTGGACGTATGCGACGCCGCTGAGGGCGACTGCGCGGAGCAGGCGACGCTGACCGCCCGGGGGATCCGCGACGTCGGCCGGGGCCGGACGCCGAGTTTCCAGATGGAATACCCCTGCCATTCCCCGACGGAGCGTCACTGGTTCGTCGTCCGGGCGACGCGGTTCGCGGTCGGCGCGGAGGTCTTCGTCGTCGTCACGCACGACGACGTCACGCAGCGGAAGGTCGCCGAGCAAGCCCTCCAGGAGGCCAACCGCCTGCTGGAGGTCCTGGCGACCACGGACGGCCTGACCGGCGTGGCCAACCGCCGACGCTTCGACCGGACCCTGGCGCTGGAATGGGAGCGGCACGCCCGGTCGGCGACCCCGCTCTCCCTGCTCCTCGTCGACGTCGACCACTTCAAAAAGTACAACGACTCCCGCGGACACCAAGAGGGCGACCATTGCCTCCGCGAGATCGCCGGGGCGCTCGGGGAGTCGGCCGTCCGGCCGGGGGATCTCGTCGCCCGCTACGGCGGGGAGGAATTCGCGATCGTCCTTCCCGAGACGGGGCGGCCGGGGGCCATGACCATTGCGGAGGCGGTCCGCGGGCGACTCCATCTCAGGGGGCTGCCGCACGGCGCGCCAGGGGCCGGCCCGTTGGTGACGCTGAGCATAGGCTGCGCCACGATGACGCCGGGTCGCGTCGATCCCGCGGACGCGCTCGTCGAGCGGGCCGACCGGGCACTCTACGAGGCCAAGGCGGCGGGCCGCGACCAAGCGAGGCATTCGGACTGA